The Mya arenaria isolate MELC-2E11 chromosome 16, ASM2691426v1 genome includes a window with the following:
- the LOC128221495 gene encoding uncharacterized protein LOC128221495: protein MDAIFKCLSTEIKVDIDIHDIDNMHRLGKPKSSSEKSSTGQSTSSNKQLNSRPRDIIIKFTLYRARQVVFTHRSQLKHSKILERVFINEELTETRGEVYDHARRLVKIKRVHSVWTSNDIILIKDNSEKVHRCESMGELSKCNKQT, encoded by the coding sequence ATGGATGCAATATTCAAGTGTCTGTCAACCGAGATCAAAGTTGACATTGATATTCACGACATTGACAACATGCACCGTCTTGGCAAACCAAAATCTTCCTCTGAGAAGTCCTCCACTGGCCAGTCGACTAGTTCTAACAAACAGCTTAACTCACGTCCAAGAGACATTATAATTAAGTTCACATTATACCGAGCTAGGCAAGTCGTCTTCACGCATCGTTCTCAACTAAAACACTCGAAGATTCTTGAGCGTGTGTTCATTAACGAGGAACTTACCGAAACACGTGGTGAAGTATATGACCACGCAAGACGTCTTGTGAAGATTAAACGGGTCCATTCTGTCTGGACATCCAATGACATTATTCTGATTAAGGACAACTCCGAAAAAGTGCATAGGTGCGAGTCAATGGGCGAATTATCCAAATGTAATAAGCAGACGTAA